A single genomic interval of Adhaeribacter pallidiroseus harbors:
- a CDS encoding dipeptidase, whose translation MFTIDAHLDLSMNALEWNRDLRQPVSVIREREKEKTDLPDRGRGTVAFPELWQGDVGLIVATQIGRYVAPENSLPGWHSPEQAWAQTQGQLAWYRAMEEAGELVSITDLPGLENHLQNWRSTDNSDNTKPIGYIRSLEGADSLVTVGHLERAWQQGLRAVGPAHYGPGRYANGTDATGGLQPVGKELLREMERLNIILDATHLCDDAFWDAMDCFQGPVWASHNNCRALVNHNRQYSNEQLKELIARGSVIGAAFDAWMLVPNWQRGQSTPQAMNCSLETVLDHLDHICQVAGNAHHVGIGSDLDGAFGQEQSPYDLESIADLKKIPDLLARRGYSPEDIQNVMHGNWLRFLRRAWA comes from the coding sequence ATGTTTACAATCGATGCCCACCTCGACCTTTCGATGAATGCTTTAGAATGGAACCGGGATTTACGCCAACCCGTATCTGTTATTCGGGAGCGGGAGAAAGAAAAAACCGATTTGCCCGATCGTGGCCGAGGCACAGTAGCCTTTCCGGAGCTTTGGCAAGGAGATGTGGGTTTAATAGTGGCTACGCAAATTGGCCGGTATGTAGCGCCGGAAAATTCTTTGCCCGGCTGGCACTCACCGGAGCAAGCCTGGGCGCAAACGCAAGGCCAATTAGCCTGGTACCGCGCCATGGAAGAAGCCGGAGAATTGGTGTCTATCACGGATTTACCTGGTTTAGAAAACCATTTGCAAAACTGGCGAAGTACGGATAATTCGGATAATACAAAGCCGATTGGGTATATCCGGAGTCTGGAAGGCGCCGACTCGTTAGTTACCGTGGGGCACCTGGAAAGAGCCTGGCAACAAGGTTTGCGCGCCGTGGGTCCTGCCCATTATGGCCCTGGGCGCTATGCCAACGGCACGGATGCTACCGGTGGCTTGCAACCTGTTGGTAAAGAATTGTTACGTGAAATGGAGCGCCTGAACATTATTCTGGATGCTACGCACCTCTGTGACGATGCGTTCTGGGACGCGATGGATTGCTTTCAGGGACCGGTGTGGGCCAGCCATAATAACTGCCGGGCGTTGGTAAACCACAACCGCCAGTACAGCAACGAACAGTTAAAAGAATTAATCGCCCGGGGTTCCGTAATCGGGGCGGCCTTTGATGCCTGGATGCTGGTACCAAACTGGCAACGCGGTCAATCCACGCCGCAGGCTATGAATTGCTCCCTGGAAACCGTGCTGGACCATCTGGACCATATCTGCCAGGTGGCCGGTAATGCGCACCACGTCGGAATTGGTTCGGATTTAGACGGAGCTTTTGGCCAGGAACAAAGCCCGTACGATTTGGAATCTATTGCAGATTTAAAAAAAATACCCGATTTGCTGGCTCGTCGTGGTTACTCCCCCGAAGATATTCAGAATGTGATGCACGGTAACTGGCTGCGTTTCCTCCGCCGGGCTTGGGCTTGA
- a CDS encoding thiol protease/hemagglutinin PrtT has translation MKKIYLLTLFSCFSWLSSVAKHVPAESALQVATNFWSQVAPVSGAGKSQRTLTLVHQEVAKQVSPNARQAPFTFYYVFSAPANGGMVFISADDHVNPVLGYTRTGTYNSAKLPANLVKWLEGYKNEIRYAARQNKTSQKTQLAWQALQNGSSPVARTRGTLVEAVDPLITTTWNQSPYYNALCPYDNEAGEQAVTGCVATAMAQIMRYWKYPAQGSGFHSYNHEKYGTLSANFSNSTYDWNNMPNAINSPNQAIAALMKDVGVSVEMSYGVAADGGSSAYVISAASQSEHCSEYALKTYFGYKDVKGVQRADYTEADWINLLKTELSNGQPILYAGFGGGGGHAFVCDGYDQNNLFHMNWGWGGYYDGFFAISALNPDGQGTGGGTGSYNSNQQALIGIKAPDAPNQESADLQLFDHVTVDYNVVSFGTEFTVHTNIHNKGQGTFKGDYAAAAFDENGNFIDFVKTYTGNALEPDNYYIDGVDFDTKGLLSLLPGKYNIYIFSRAEGSQWQQIKSNTYSDHVNLEIINQNNLDLYQAVAVQKPNELYQGKEIAVSTFAKNLKMEAFTGIMAVNLYDLEGNFAFEIGQKQLNQLCYNCESGEIVFENNNLNVEPGTYLLAVLHYNETDNWRITGSEYYVNPIKVVVKAAPMGGDAYENNNTVTEAAPLALNFVGNTAHVTTTQANIHEGTDYDYYKFELPAGRKFEITARVNDSYGSQDNQTYTNDVLFTMSADGENWTEAYDQEMETVEVEGGKTIYANVSPYFQGETGTYSLDITVKELLPTGTKDNYQDLAVQAYPNPTSGTLHIQAKKEYTQYELLNLTGKVLLSIPKNTSEINIAPLPNGIYMLRTQSKTGYQMQKIVKQ, from the coding sequence ATGAAAAAAATTTATCTCCTAACGCTGTTCAGCTGCTTTAGTTGGCTGAGCAGCGTAGCCAAACACGTTCCGGCCGAAAGCGCTTTACAAGTAGCAACTAACTTTTGGTCGCAAGTAGCTCCGGTTTCCGGGGCGGGTAAGAGCCAGCGCACCTTAACCTTGGTGCACCAGGAAGTTGCCAAACAAGTCTCCCCCAATGCCCGGCAAGCACCGTTTACGTTTTATTACGTTTTCTCGGCTCCGGCTAACGGCGGCATGGTGTTTATTTCTGCCGACGATCATGTAAATCCAGTACTGGGCTACACCCGCACCGGTACTTATAATTCCGCAAAATTGCCGGCTAACTTGGTAAAATGGCTGGAAGGTTACAAAAACGAAATCCGGTATGCGGCCCGCCAAAACAAAACCAGCCAAAAAACGCAGCTAGCCTGGCAAGCTTTACAAAATGGTAGTTCGCCGGTTGCCCGCACACGGGGTACTTTAGTGGAAGCTGTAGACCCTTTAATTACTACCACCTGGAACCAATCGCCGTACTACAACGCCCTGTGCCCCTACGATAACGAAGCCGGCGAACAAGCGGTAACGGGTTGCGTGGCTACGGCCATGGCCCAAATAATGCGCTATTGGAAATACCCCGCGCAGGGCAGCGGGTTTCACTCGTATAATCACGAAAAGTACGGTACTTTATCGGCTAATTTCAGCAACAGCACCTACGACTGGAACAACATGCCCAATGCCATAAATAGCCCGAACCAAGCCATTGCTGCTTTAATGAAAGACGTGGGTGTAAGTGTGGAAATGAGCTACGGCGTAGCCGCCGATGGCGGCAGCAGCGCCTACGTAATTTCGGCGGCCAGCCAAAGCGAGCATTGCTCGGAGTACGCTTTAAAAACGTATTTCGGATATAAAGATGTAAAAGGGGTACAGCGCGCTGATTATACCGAAGCCGATTGGATAAATTTATTAAAAACCGAACTGTCGAACGGTCAGCCTATTTTGTACGCGGGTTTTGGGGGTGGCGGTGGCCATGCTTTTGTGTGCGATGGCTACGACCAGAACAATTTGTTTCATATGAACTGGGGTTGGGGCGGTTACTACGACGGATTTTTTGCCATATCGGCGTTAAACCCCGATGGTCAGGGAACTGGTGGTGGAACCGGCAGTTACAACAGCAACCAACAAGCTTTAATTGGCATAAAAGCCCCGGATGCTCCTAACCAGGAAAGTGCCGATTTGCAATTGTTCGATCACGTTACCGTTGATTACAACGTGGTGAGTTTCGGTACGGAGTTTACGGTACATACCAACATCCACAACAAGGGCCAGGGCACTTTTAAAGGCGACTACGCCGCCGCCGCGTTCGACGAGAACGGTAATTTTATTGATTTTGTAAAAACTTACACCGGCAACGCATTAGAACCCGATAATTACTATATCGATGGGGTGGACTTTGATACCAAAGGCCTGCTCTCGCTCTTACCCGGCAAATACAATATTTATATTTTCTCCCGCGCCGAAGGTAGCCAGTGGCAGCAAATTAAAAGTAATACCTACTCGGATCACGTAAACCTGGAAATTATTAACCAAAATAATTTAGACTTGTACCAAGCCGTGGCAGTACAAAAACCAAATGAGCTATACCAAGGCAAAGAAATTGCGGTAAGTACGTTTGCTAAAAATTTAAAAATGGAGGCGTTTACCGGTATAATGGCCGTAAACCTGTACGACCTGGAAGGCAATTTTGCTTTTGAAATCGGGCAAAAACAACTAAACCAATTGTGTTATAACTGCGAATCGGGCGAAATTGTATTTGAAAACAACAACCTGAACGTAGAACCCGGCACCTACTTGCTGGCGGTTTTACATTACAACGAAACCGATAACTGGCGCATCACCGGATCGGAGTATTACGTAAACCCGATTAAAGTAGTCGTTAAAGCGGCTCCAATGGGGGGCGATGCCTACGAAAACAATAATACCGTAACCGAAGCCGCGCCGTTAGCCTTAAACTTTGTGGGTAACACCGCTCACGTAACTACCACCCAAGCCAACATTCACGAAGGCACCGATTACGACTACTATAAATTTGAATTACCAGCCGGGCGCAAATTCGAGATCACGGCGCGCGTAAATGATTCCTACGGCTCCCAAGATAATCAAACCTACACCAACGACGTACTCTTTACTATGTCGGCGGACGGCGAAAACTGGACCGAGGCGTACGACCAGGAAATGGAAACCGTAGAAGTAGAAGGTGGTAAAACAATTTACGCGAATGTATCGCCTTACTTTCAGGGAGAAACCGGTACGTATTCGCTGGATATAACCGTTAAAGAATTACTGCCTACTGGTACCAAAGACAATTACCAGGACTTAGCGGTACAAGCTTACCCCAATCCTACTTCCGGCACTTTGCATATTCAGGCCAAAAAAGAATATACCCAATACGAATTGCTTAATTTAACGGGCAAAGTATTGCTTTCTATTCCCAAAAACACTTCCGAGATAAATATTGCGCCTTTACCCAATGGTATTTATATGTTGCGCACCCAATCTAAAACCGGTTACCAGATGCAAAAAATTGTGAAGCAATGA
- a CDS encoding DoxX family protein, with amino-acid sequence MTRIFGNFAPYFFALLRIVAGLMFAMHGTQKLFGWPGDGTAMPLASMMGFAGVVELVGGLLIAFGLFTGLAAFIASGQMAAAFFIAHVPKGPNPLLNQGELALLYCFLFLYIAAHGAGIWSLDALRQPKPAVTY; translated from the coding sequence ATGACTAGAATCTTCGGAAATTTTGCCCCCTATTTCTTTGCCTTATTACGGATTGTTGCTGGTTTAATGTTTGCCATGCACGGTACGCAAAAGTTATTTGGCTGGCCCGGCGATGGTACCGCCATGCCCTTGGCTTCCATGATGGGATTTGCCGGCGTGGTTGAGTTAGTAGGCGGTTTACTGATTGCTTTTGGTTTATTTACCGGCCTTGCCGCTTTTATTGCCAGTGGCCAAATGGCGGCGGCTTTCTTTATAGCTCATGTGCCGAAGGGCCCCAATCCTTTGCTAAACCAGGGCGAACTAGCGCTGTTGTATTGCTTTTTGTTTTTATACATTGCGGCACACGGCGCCGGTATCTGGAGCCTCGATGCCCTACGCCAACCAAAACCCGCGGTTACTTACTAA
- a CDS encoding DoxX family protein: MKYFSLYLMALLYVGAGILHFVRPGMYVGIMPSWLPAPKFLVLASGACEIIFGILLLPAATRPVAAWLIIALLIAVFPANVQMALQFTEQHRTGWWLTWLRLPLQGVLIWWAYTFTK, from the coding sequence ATGAAATATTTTTCGCTTTACCTGATGGCACTGCTTTACGTAGGAGCCGGTATTTTGCATTTTGTCCGGCCAGGAATGTACGTGGGTATTATGCCATCGTGGCTGCCGGCTCCTAAATTCCTGGTTTTAGCGAGTGGCGCCTGCGAAATAATTTTCGGTATTTTGTTGTTACCGGCCGCTACCCGCCCTGTAGCCGCCTGGTTGATTATTGCGTTATTAATTGCTGTGTTTCCGGCCAACGTGCAAATGGCGCTGCAATTTACCGAACAACACCGGACCGGTTGGTGGCTCACCTGGCTTCGCTTACCCTTGCAAGGTGTATTAATCTGGTGGGCTTACACTTTCACGAAATAG
- a CDS encoding APC family permease produces the protein MSTTKQLQRSLGLRLVIVVVIGNIIGSGVYKKVAPMANELHSSGWILICWVLGGIITLFGALSNAEVAGLLADTGGEYSYYKKIYNRFFAFIFGWSLFTVIQTASISSLAYVFAQSFSSIVALPPLLPGLAQVNIGEVFYPLADLNVKVVAIILIILLTWLNTKGIKTGANVSTGILLLVFTGILIIVLFGISSPAANLMQPFQMRTTTGEAVTVSAIFTAMLSAFWAYQGWAAIGYVGGEVKDANRTIPRGIAIGVLLIITIYLLVNATYLSVLSVPELTQIHLAGNKIAAVEAVQSFWGSKGAVFISILILVTTLGCTNATILASCRTYFAMAREGLFFKNVANLNKENTPANSLWYQGVWACLLVLSGSFDQLTDMIIFAVFIYYGATTLGVFILRRKMPDAHRPYRVWGYPIVPAIMILFCAVLVLNTFFIRPREAAIGLVLMFTGVPLYWYFTRQEVKKSRSN, from the coding sequence ATGAGTACAACAAAGCAACTCCAACGATCGCTGGGGCTCCGGTTAGTGATTGTAGTAGTAATTGGGAACATAATTGGCTCGGGCGTTTATAAAAAAGTGGCGCCTATGGCGAACGAGCTGCATTCGTCGGGTTGGATTTTAATTTGTTGGGTGCTGGGTGGCATTATTACTTTATTCGGGGCGCTCAGTAACGCCGAAGTGGCTGGTTTACTAGCCGATACTGGGGGAGAATACTCGTATTACAAAAAAATCTATAACCGGTTTTTTGCATTTATTTTTGGCTGGTCGTTGTTTACGGTTATTCAAACGGCTTCCATCTCCTCGTTAGCCTACGTTTTTGCGCAATCCTTTAGTAGTATTGTGGCTTTGCCACCCTTGCTACCCGGTTTAGCCCAGGTAAATATAGGCGAGGTTTTTTACCCCTTGGCCGACCTGAACGTGAAAGTGGTGGCCATTATTCTAATTATATTACTTACCTGGCTGAACACCAAAGGCATTAAAACCGGCGCAAATGTGAGTACCGGCATTTTATTACTGGTGTTTACGGGTATTTTGATTATTGTACTTTTTGGCATCAGCAGCCCTGCTGCTAACCTGATGCAGCCTTTTCAAATGCGTACTACTACCGGCGAAGCCGTTACCGTAAGTGCCATATTTACCGCCATGTTATCGGCCTTTTGGGCCTACCAGGGTTGGGCCGCCATTGGCTACGTAGGCGGCGAAGTGAAAGATGCTAACCGTACCATTCCCCGGGGGATTGCTATTGGCGTATTACTAATTATAACTATTTACTTGTTGGTTAACGCCACCTATTTATCGGTTTTATCTGTTCCGGAGCTAACTCAAATTCACCTGGCCGGAAATAAAATTGCCGCGGTAGAGGCCGTGCAAAGTTTCTGGGGCAGCAAGGGCGCGGTGTTTATTTCCATTTTAATTCTGGTAACTACTTTGGGTTGTACCAATGCTACTATTCTGGCCAGTTGCCGTACGTACTTTGCTATGGCCCGCGAAGGCTTATTTTTTAAAAATGTGGCTAACTTAAACAAAGAAAATACCCCGGCTAACTCCTTGTGGTATCAGGGCGTTTGGGCTTGTTTGCTGGTGCTTTCCGGTTCTTTCGACCAGTTAACCGATATGATTATTTTCGCGGTTTTTATTTACTACGGCGCTACCACTTTGGGCGTATTTATTCTCCGGCGCAAAATGCCCGATGCGCACCGGCCTTACCGGGTGTGGGGTTACCCCATTGTGCCCGCTATTATGATTTTATTTTGCGCGGTGCTGGTGTTAAATACCTTTTTTATCCGTCCTCGGGAAGCGGCGATTGGCTTAGTGCTAATGTTTACCGGCGTGCCGCTGTACTGGTACTTTACCCGCCAGGAAGTAAAAAAAAGTAGGAGTAATTAA